The Bacillota bacterium region CACGCCCTGACGCACGCCGCCGTGGAAGGAGTCCGTGGGCCCGACCTGACCCCGTTCCTCCTCGCCCGGCTCAACGACCTGACCAAGGGAGCCGCCCTGAAGACCAATGTCGCCCTCGTCCTGAACAACGCCAGGCTGGCGGCGGCGGTCGCCCGGGCCTGGGCAGGCAAGTGAGCCTCCCAGGGCCTCGCTTCTGAACGGAGGAAAAGAACGGAAGGAAAGATGAAGGCGGCCCCTGTGCGGGCCGCCTTGAACCAGTCAGGATCCTCATCTCGGCCGCCGCTCGTCCACCGGCCGGGCCAGGGGACCTTGGTCTCGCCCGTCGGGGCCAGACCCGGCCGGGGGGGAGCGGCCGGGTCTCTCCGCAGCCCGGGGATCAGGGCCGCTTGATCCTGGCCCCGGTCCGCCGAGTCTTCGCCTTCTCATCCAGCAATCCGGCATGGACCAGGGCGGCCCGGACTTCGGCCCGGGCGTCGTCGCCGACCGGGAAGAGGGGGGGCCGGACCACGGCATTTTCCAGGACGCCCTGCATGACGAGGCCCTCCTTGATCCTCGCCCGGTAGTCCCGGACCGGCTTGGCGAAGCAGGCCCGGACCAGGGGCATCAGGAGGTCGTTCAACCTCGAAGCCTCGGCGAAGTCCTTGGCCTTGCAGGCGTCGAGCATGTCCACCTGCAGCTGGGTGGCGATGGCCCCGAAGCCGATCAGGGCGCCCTCGCCGCCGAGGACGAAGGATTCATAGATGAAGTTGTCATTGCCCGTCAAAATGGTGATGTGCTTCTTCTGAGCGTTGAGGAGCGAGACGGTCTCGACGTACTTGAGGGCGTCGAAGGTGGCCTCCTTGATGGCCCAGACCTGATCGATCTTGACCAGCTCGACCAGGGTCTCCTTGGGGTAGTCGACCCCGCCGAGGTCCGGCTGGAGGGTGAAGATGATCATCGGCACACCGACCTTCGCCAGGGCCTCGTGATAGGCCAGGATGACCGGGTCCTGGCCGGTCGCTCCGCGGAAGGCGGTGATGGGGAAGCAGAGGAAAGCGTCGGCCCCGAAATCCCGGGCCGCCTTGGCGAACTCCACCGCGGCCGCGGTATGGGGGGCGCCGACCCCGCAGACCACCGGAACCCGCCCGTTGACCTGCCTGACGACCACGTCGAGGATCTGCAGCTTCTCGTCGTTGCCCAGGTGCGGGCCTTCGCCGGCATCGGTATCGACGGCCAGGGCCCTGATCCCCTGGGGGACGATCCAATCGACGTAGCCCTTGAGGGTCGGCACGTCGGCCTTATAGTCCTTGGTCATCGGCAGGACGATCGCTGGAATGATGCCGGCGAGGTTCGGTTTCTTCTGACTGGCCACTAATCAACCACTCCTCATAAGAAAAGTGAAGACAGCGAGCTAGACAGGCTTGGAGGAAGGGGGCGGAAGTGGCCGGAGCAGACTACTTGTGGGCCGCTCGGCCGGCCAGGTAGATTGGCCGGTAGAGGGCCTTGTCATGGGTCGCGCAGCCGGTCATCCCGCCGTCGCGCATGATCTGGGTACACTGGCTGCAGGTGACGCAGGAGCGCTTGCCGTCGAGATGGCCCTTCTCGAGGAGGTCCCGGGCATATTCTGGATAGGCGAAGGCTTGACGACCCAGGCCGGCCATCGACGCCCAACCGTGCTTGAGGTTGTAGGCCGCGGCCTGCCCGACGTACTGCCTGAGCCAGCTGTAGCCGGAGCCGACCACCGGAATGCCCGGCACGGCCCGCTGGACTTCGCGGGTGAAGGTGAAGTGCCGGTTGACGCTCACCGCCGGATGTTCCTCGGGCAGGTAACCGCCCACCGTGTTCTGGTCGAAGGCCCGGGTCACGTGCGGGGCGAAATAGGGGTTGCCCATGGACACGTTGATCAGCTGGACCCCTTCGTCCCGGAGCCGGCGGATGAGGCGGATGGGTTCGGCGAGGTCAGGGGCGGCGGTGGGGCCGGGCGGGGTCGAGGGGCCGGGCAGATCGGGCAGGCGGTGCAGGTCGGCCGGGGTCAGGGTCTCGTCCGGCGCCCCCTCCGGTTTGGCCGCCCCCCAGCCCCACGGCCAGGGGAGGCCGTCGTAAACGCCGATCCGGGCGACCACGGTCAGCCCCTTGACCCGGTCGCGGACCTTGCGGACGGTGTTCAGGAGGAAACGGGCCCGATTCTCGAAGGAGCCGCCGTACCGGCCCGGCCGGGTGAAGCCGGCCAGCAGTTCCGAGCCCAGATAGCGGTGGCCGGCCTTGAGGTCGACGGCGGAGAATCCCGCGGCTTGGGCCAGCCGGGCCGCCTCGACGTAGGCGTCCTCGAGGGCCTCGAGTCCTTGGTCGGTGATGACCGGGTAGTCCGAGCTCAGCTGGGAGACCGGGTCGAGATATGGGCAGTGGTGGGAGATGACGGGCCGCGGCCGGTCGACGGGACGGCTGTAGCGTCCCGAGTGGACCAGCTGGATGACGGTGAACGGCTCGTGGTTCAGCCCCATCGTGTCGCGGGCGGCGGCGACCGCCTCCTCCCGCAGGCGCGCGTAGTCACCCCGGTTTTCTTTGGTGATCCAGAGTTGACGCGGGTTGGCCCGACCCTCCCAGACGACGGCGACCGCTTCGAACCAGAGGAGACCGGAGCCGCCCTGGGCGAAACGGACATAGCGCCGCCGGGTGAGGTCCCCCGGGCGGCCGTCGGCCGTCCCGTCGCAGCCCTCCATGGGCAGAACGGCCAGGCGGTTGGGGACCGTCGCCTCACCGACCTTCAGCGGTTCGGCCAGGAGCGATAGGTCGTTCTCAAAACCGATCTCCAGTCCGCGCTCGACCATGTCCTTCCTGAGATCGTCCAGGCTATGGTAAGCGAAGCGATTGGCGTTAGGCATCGACTCAACTCCTTCGCCTCATGCGGCCGGTCGGGCCGGCACGAGAAGGTCGGGACGGTCGCCACGTCAGGCCGCCCCAACCATCAGCATAAGCGAAGCTCGCCTGCCTAGTCTTGACCTAAAGCGCGGATTGTTTGACCTTTCCGGTTGGCTCGGGACAGCCGCCCGGGCAGGCTTTCCGCGGCCGGGGTCGAAGCACCAAAGGTTACGGAGGAGCCCATTGAGGCCAGGAGCCCATTGAGGCGCTCGGACCAACGGTCCGGGCGGGCGAGGGGGATCAGGAGTGGCCGCGAAAGACAACCAGACGGCGACCTATGATCAGTTCTGGCTGCCGCCATACGGCATCTTGCTCCAGGAGAAGCGGCACGCCCCCGATTTCCGGATGGCCGAGCACTACCATCATCTATATCAAGTCTTCTACCTGCTGGGTGGACATGGCCTGGCCCGCCTCGGCGGCCGCGACTACCCCGTCGGCGCCGATTCGGTCGTTTTCGTCCCGGCGGAGCAGCCTCACGTCCTCATCGACCAACCCGACGATCCGATCTTCCTGTTCGTGCTGGCCTTCAGCGCCGACGCCCTCGGCCATCACCCCGAGAACCGGCAACTCCTGACGACCTTCTCCCGGCGCCCCCCGATGATCGGCCCCGGGCAACCGTCAATGGTGGCGGTCAAGGAAAGGCTGCGCCGGATCCTCTACGAGCAGACCGCCCTCCGGCCCGGTTATCCCATCGCCATCCGGGCTGAACTCCTGTCCATCCTGCTTCAGCTGCACCGGGCGACCATCCCCGAGGACGGGCGAGTCGTCCTTGGTGACCTGGCGGCGGACGACCGCCCGGTCCATGACGTCAAGCGCTACCTCGAAGAACACTACTACGAGCCCCTCAGGGTGGAGGCCATGGCCAGGGTGGCCCGGCTGAGCCCACGCCGGCTCGGCGAGCGGTTCAAGCGCCTGACCGGCCGGACCCTCATCCAATACCTGACCGAGCTTCGGGTGAGGGAAGCCAAGAGGTTGCTGACGGCCACCGACAAGGAGATCATGGCCGTCTGTTTCGAGGTCGGGTACGACAACCTATCGCACTTCTACCGCGTCTTCAAGAAGCACACCGGCCTGACGCCGAGACGTTTCCGGCAGGAGGGGGGCCTCCCTTGAACCAGAACAAGTCGGTCCGCGTCGGGGTGATCTCCGACACGCACATCCCGCGCCGGGCGAAAGCCCTCCCGGGCTGGGTCAGGGAGGCCTTCGAGGGCGTCGACCTGATCCTCCATGCCGGCGACCTGACCACCCTCGGGGTCCTCGACGACCTGGCCGAGTTGGCCCCGGTCGAGGCCGTGGCCGGCAACGTCGACGCGATGGGGCCGGCCGCTTTGGCCCTGCCGTCCAGGAGAGTGGTGGAGGTCGGCGGGGTCCGCATCGGGCTCACCCACGGGCACGATGGGCCGGGGTCATCCACCCCCGAGCGGGCCCTGGCGGCCTTCCGCGAGGAGGGCGTGGCGGCCGTCGTCTTCGGCCACAGCCACCAGCCGATGAATGAGGTCGTCGACGGGGTCCTCCTCTTCAACCCCGGGTCGGCCACCGACCCGCGTTGGGCCGGGGAACCGACGGTCGGGCTGCTGACCGTCCACGGGTCGGCCGAGCCCAGAGTCGCCGGTCGGCTGGTCCACCGGTCCCTGGCCGGCTAGGCCGCCGAACGGCGGCTCCCCGCCAATCTCCCATCCACAAGCGAAAGACCCCCGAGCGGGCTCGGGGGTCTTCACTCGCGGGTCGGAACGTCGGCCATCAGGCCTGGGGCGCCCGGGCCGGATTCACGGCGTGACTT contains the following coding sequences:
- a CDS encoding dihydrodipicolinate synthase family protein, which codes for MASQKKPNLAGIIPAIVLPMTKDYKADVPTLKGYVDWIVPQGIRALAVDTDAGEGPHLGNDEKLQILDVVVRQVNGRVPVVCGVGAPHTAAAVEFAKAARDFGADAFLCFPITAFRGATGQDPVILAYHEALAKVGVPMIIFTLQPDLGGVDYPKETLVELVKIDQVWAIKEATFDALKYVETVSLLNAQKKHITILTGNDNFIYESFVLGGEGALIGFGAIATQLQVDMLDACKAKDFAEASRLNDLLMPLVRACFAKPVRDYRARIKEGLVMQGVLENAVVRPPLFPVGDDARAEVRAALVHAGLLDEKAKTRRTGARIKRP
- a CDS encoding metallophosphoesterase family protein, with the protein product MNQNKSVRVGVISDTHIPRRAKALPGWVREAFEGVDLILHAGDLTTLGVLDDLAELAPVEAVAGNVDAMGPAALALPSRRVVEVGGVRIGLTHGHDGPGSSTPERALAAFREEGVAAVVFGHSHQPMNEVVDGVLLFNPGSATDPRWAGEPTVGLLTVHGSAEPRVAGRLVHRSLAG
- a CDS encoding AraC family transcriptional regulator — protein: MAAKDNQTATYDQFWLPPYGILLQEKRHAPDFRMAEHYHHLYQVFYLLGGHGLARLGGRDYPVGADSVVFVPAEQPHVLIDQPDDPIFLFVLAFSADALGHHPENRQLLTTFSRRPPMIGPGQPSMVAVKERLRRILYEQTALRPGYPIAIRAELLSILLQLHRATIPEDGRVVLGDLAADDRPVHDVKRYLEEHYYEPLRVEAMARVARLSPRRLGERFKRLTGRTLIQYLTELRVREAKRLLTATDKEIMAVCFEVGYDNLSHFYRVFKKHTGLTPRRFRQEGGLP
- a CDS encoding NADH:flavin oxidoreductase, which codes for MPNANRFAYHSLDDLRKDMVERGLEIGFENDLSLLAEPLKVGEATVPNRLAVLPMEGCDGTADGRPGDLTRRRYVRFAQGGSGLLWFEAVAVVWEGRANPRQLWITKENRGDYARLREEAVAAARDTMGLNHEPFTVIQLVHSGRYSRPVDRPRPVISHHCPYLDPVSQLSSDYPVITDQGLEALEDAYVEAARLAQAAGFSAVDLKAGHRYLGSELLAGFTRPGRYGGSFENRARFLLNTVRKVRDRVKGLTVVARIGVYDGLPWPWGWGAAKPEGAPDETLTPADLHRLPDLPGPSTPPGPTAAPDLAEPIRLIRRLRDEGVQLINVSMGNPYFAPHVTRAFDQNTVGGYLPEEHPAVSVNRHFTFTREVQRAVPGIPVVGSGYSWLRQYVGQAAAYNLKHGWASMAGLGRQAFAYPEYARDLLEKGHLDGKRSCVTCSQCTQIMRDGGMTGCATHDKALYRPIYLAGRAAHK